In Halichondria panicea chromosome 9, odHalPani1.1, whole genome shotgun sequence, a genomic segment contains:
- the LOC135341716 gene encoding sushi, von Willebrand factor type A, EGF and pentraxin domain-containing protein 1-like isoform X2 gives MLVYKLGTLLLALTVGTIAIQQPAVSTFSVRQLYSRQRARLQQQAENTCFSVHGHGCCPTGNDCSVTNPLSSPCFCDVGCHIYGDCCNDAIRNGCPAAGMCADLPSILNGAIAYNDNTMHQKPVNTVATYSCNAGHTLYNGSTTRTCQDSVWTGSSPTCKGVCQALPPLAHGTIMYTENSRSIRTVAKYSCDQGYQLAGLEKRVCQGSSGWSGMIPPQCKAVTCMAKYPGTGCTTVINAGLLGIYPNPRCSCHISCFSNSDTTCCEDIGCVPTTCDQAGMTQGCCSWDSQGGCYVPGGMCYCDSECNTAGDCCSDVPSTPTCTASVVGQSRVRGQSVRTYPFGRAQLARGGRRTQASMEDQAARNLASVLMSMSQEAVESKHRWEVMADELEHIQKKLN, from the exons ATGTTAGTCTACAAGCTAGGGACTTTACTGCTGGCTTTGACTGTTGGCACCATCGCCATTCAGCAACCAGCTGTGTCAACCTTCTCCGTACGACAGCTGTACAGCAGGCAAAGAGCACGTCTACAGCAGCAGGCAG AGAATACCTGTTTTAGTGTTCATGGACATGGTTGCTGTCCAACTGGCAATGACTGCTCTGTTACAAATCCTCTTTCAAG TCCTTGCTTTTGTGACGTAGGCTGCCACATTTATGGAGACTGTTGCAATGATGCGATCAGGAATGGATGCCCAGCAGCTG GGATGTGTGCTGATCTTCCGTCCATACTGAATGGAGCAATAGCGTACAACGACAACACTATGCACCAGAAACCAGTCAATACTGTAGCCACCTACAGCTGCAATGCTGGACACACTCTCTACAATGGTTCTACGACGAGAACTTGTCAAGACTCTGTTTGGACTGGGTCATCTCCTACTTGtaaag GAGTGTGTCAAGCTCTTCCACCATTAGCCCATGGGACGATAATGTACACAGAGAATAGCAGGAGTATTCGAACAGTAGCCAAATATAGCTGTGACCAAGGATACCAACTTGCTGGTCTGGAAAAGAGAGTGTGCCAAGGATCCAGTGGATGGAGTGGAATGATACCACCGCAGTGTAAAG CTGTTACTTGCATGGCAAAATACCCTGGCACTGGATGCACAACTGTCATAAATGCTGGATTGCTTGGGATTTATCCAAATCCACGCTGCTCATGTCATATAAGCTGCTTCAGCAATTCTGACACCACCTGCTGTGAGGATATTGGATGTGTCC CTACCACTTGTGATCAGGCTGGTATGACTCAAGGCTGCTGCTCTTGGGACTCTCAAGGAGGCTGCTATGTACCTGGTGGGATGTGCTATTGTGACTCAGAGTGCAATACAGCTGGTGACTGTTGTAGCGATGTGCCGTCAACGCCCACCTGTACTGCAT CTGTTGTTGGGCAAAGCCGTGTCCGAGGTCAGAGTGTCAGAACATATCCATTTGGTCGAGCACAGCTGGCAAGAGGAGGACGTCGAACCCAAGCCTCAATGGAGGACCAAGCAGCTAGGAATCTGGCCAGTGTATTGATGTCCATGTCTCAGGAAGCAGTTGAAAGCAAACATCGCTGGGAGGTGATGGCTGATGAGCTTGAACACATTCAGAAGAAGTTAAACTGA
- the LOC135341714 gene encoding sushi, von Willebrand factor type A, EGF and pentraxin domain-containing protein 1-like yields the protein MYSFQSSTLHFLLCTVLKSQAQNIPVYSHLCLNTNMTAFVKVTLAALLVVHLVSLVSASKNHLHKRARRQGDQRPAYTQQGCLTACQKRGYSQGCCDITKSTCFNSGCSCYCDISCHNYGDCCADINAIGCSIIGQGSCPEIPLTNGRIDYTPNPNSRQIGTIATIHCDGNYGLVPADATVRVCQKNLMWSGPEPACRELCDEIGILKNGIITYEQAFKTSRKPARTVAIYSCHQGFSLTHAREVKRVCQGFKGWSGSPPTCEAVSCMAKYPGTGCTTDINASLLGSSGNPGRCSCHVSCFSNTDTCCEDIGCVPTTCGQVDMSNGCCSWDTDLELGVEHKLISCYVPGGDCYCDSACNNVTPDDCCSDVPESPTCTAPATRQSRVRGQSVRTIPYGRVQLARGRGRTQASMKDQAARNMASKLMSMSQEQSDKRDRWVVITKELEAMQKKKY from the exons ATGTATAGCTTTCAGTCTAGCACCCTCCATTTCCTCTTATGCACTGTACTCAAAAGCCAAGCCCAGAATATTCCAGTTTATTCTCATCTCTGCCTGAATACAAACATGACTGCCTTTGTCAAAGTTACGCTAGCTGCCCTGTTAGTTGTTCATTTAGTTAGTCTGGTGTCAGCTAGCAAGAATCATCTTCACAAACGTGCTCGTCGTCAAGGTGACCAACGTCCTGCATACACCCAGCAAG gTTGCTTGACTGCGTGCCAGAAGCGTGGCTACAGCCAAGGCTGCTGTGATATCACTAAGAGCACCTGCTTTAACTCTGGCTGCAGCTGTTATTGCGACATCtcctgtcataattatggtgactgCTGTGCTGACATTAACGCTATTGGATGCTCTATAATAGGCCAAG gcagctGTCCCGAAATTCCATTAACGAATGGAAGGATTGATTATACTCCTAACCCAAACTCAAGGCAAATAGGCACTATTGCTACCATTCATTGCGATGGTAACTACGGCCTGGTACCGGCAGACGCCACTGTTAGGGTGTGTCAGAAGAACTTAATGTGGAGTGGCCCAGAACCTGCTTGTAGAG AACTTTGTGATGAAATCGGCATTCTTAAGAATGGAATTATTACGTACGAGCAGGCCTTCAAGACATCCAGGAAACCAGCCCGAACAGTAGCCATATACAGCTGTCACCAAGGATTCAGTCTCACTCATGCTCGTGAGGTCAAGAGAGTTTGCCAAGGGTTCAAAGGATGGAGTGGGTCAccaccaacttgtgaag CTGTTTCTTGCATGGCCAAATACCCTGGCACTGGGTGCACAACTGACATCAATGCTTCATTGCTTGGGAGTAGTGGGAATCCGGGACGCTGCTCGTGTCATGTGAGCTGCTTCAGTAATACTGACACCTGCTGTGAAGATATTGGATGTGTCC CTACCACTTGTGGTCAGGTTGATATGTCTAACGGCTGCTGCTCATGGGACACTGATCTGGAATTGGGAGTGGAACATAAATTGATCAGTTGCTATGTACCTGGTGGGGATTGCTACTGTGATTCAGCGTGCAATAATGTAACACCTGATGACTGCTGTAGCGATGTGCCGGAATCACCCACTTGCACTGCAC CTGCTACTCGACAGAgtagggtcagaggtcagagtgTCAGGACAATACCGTATGGTCGAGTACAGCTGGCCAGAGGAAGAGGTCGGACCCAAGCCTCAATGAAGGACCAAGCAGCTAGGAATATGGCCAGTAAATTGATGTCCATGTCTCAAGAGCAGAGTGATAAACGAGATCGTTGGGTGGTTATCACCAAGGAGCTTGAAGCCATGCAGAAGAAGAAATATTAA
- the LOC135341716 gene encoding sushi, von Willebrand factor type A, EGF and pentraxin domain-containing protein 1-like isoform X1: MLVYKLGTLLLALTVGTIAIQQPAVSTFSVRQLYSRQRARLQQQAENTCFSVHGHGCCPTGNDCSVTNPLSSPCFCDVGCHIYGDCCNDAIRNGCPAAVFELETLRTGMCADLPSILNGAIAYNDNTMHQKPVNTVATYSCNAGHTLYNGSTTRTCQDSVWTGSSPTCKGVCQALPPLAHGTIMYTENSRSIRTVAKYSCDQGYQLAGLEKRVCQGSSGWSGMIPPQCKAVTCMAKYPGTGCTTVINAGLLGIYPNPRCSCHISCFSNSDTTCCEDIGCVPTTCDQAGMTQGCCSWDSQGGCYVPGGMCYCDSECNTAGDCCSDVPSTPTCTASVVGQSRVRGQSVRTYPFGRAQLARGGRRTQASMEDQAARNLASVLMSMSQEAVESKHRWEVMADELEHIQKKLN; encoded by the exons ATGTTAGTCTACAAGCTAGGGACTTTACTGCTGGCTTTGACTGTTGGCACCATCGCCATTCAGCAACCAGCTGTGTCAACCTTCTCCGTACGACAGCTGTACAGCAGGCAAAGAGCACGTCTACAGCAGCAGGCAG AGAATACCTGTTTTAGTGTTCATGGACATGGTTGCTGTCCAACTGGCAATGACTGCTCTGTTACAAATCCTCTTTCAAG TCCTTGCTTTTGTGACGTAGGCTGCCACATTTATGGAGACTGTTGCAATGATGCGATCAGGAATGGATGCCCAGCAGCTG TGTTTGAGTTAGAGACTTTGCGTACAGGGATGTGTGCTGATCTTCCGTCCATACTGAATGGAGCAATAGCGTACAACGACAACACTATGCACCAGAAACCAGTCAATACTGTAGCCACCTACAGCTGCAATGCTGGACACACTCTCTACAATGGTTCTACGACGAGAACTTGTCAAGACTCTGTTTGGACTGGGTCATCTCCTACTTGtaaag GAGTGTGTCAAGCTCTTCCACCATTAGCCCATGGGACGATAATGTACACAGAGAATAGCAGGAGTATTCGAACAGTAGCCAAATATAGCTGTGACCAAGGATACCAACTTGCTGGTCTGGAAAAGAGAGTGTGCCAAGGATCCAGTGGATGGAGTGGAATGATACCACCGCAGTGTAAAG CTGTTACTTGCATGGCAAAATACCCTGGCACTGGATGCACAACTGTCATAAATGCTGGATTGCTTGGGATTTATCCAAATCCACGCTGCTCATGTCATATAAGCTGCTTCAGCAATTCTGACACCACCTGCTGTGAGGATATTGGATGTGTCC CTACCACTTGTGATCAGGCTGGTATGACTCAAGGCTGCTGCTCTTGGGACTCTCAAGGAGGCTGCTATGTACCTGGTGGGATGTGCTATTGTGACTCAGAGTGCAATACAGCTGGTGACTGTTGTAGCGATGTGCCGTCAACGCCCACCTGTACTGCAT CTGTTGTTGGGCAAAGCCGTGTCCGAGGTCAGAGTGTCAGAACATATCCATTTGGTCGAGCACAGCTGGCAAGAGGAGGACGTCGAACCCAAGCCTCAATGGAGGACCAAGCAGCTAGGAATCTGGCCAGTGTATTGATGTCCATGTCTCAGGAAGCAGTTGAAAGCAAACATCGCTGGGAGGTGATGGCTGATGAGCTTGAACACATTCAGAAGAAGTTAAACTGA